The stretch of DNA CAACGGCCAGACCCGCTTCGAGACGCCGCTGCGGGCCGGCGGGTGGACGGAAGGTCCCCTGCTGCTGATGCTGAACGGCATGGCCATCGTCGGCAGCGAAGTGGCCATCCGCATCAACAGCCCCGACTCCAACGGCGACGGCGCCGTGAACATGACCGACCTGGCCACCTTCGCGGCCGACTACCACGGGGCCTACCACTTCCGCTCGGACTTCAACTTCGACGGGTCCATCGACCTGGGCGACGTGGTGATCCTGGCGGCGAAGCTCGGGGTGTCCTGTCCCTAGGGGCGGGGGCGAAGGGCCGGACGAGGGGGTATGATGATGAGGAATCATTTCGCAATCGCCATCGGCCTTGTCCTGGCATGCGGCCTGGCGGGGGCGGCTTCCGCGCAGTTCTTCCTGCCCGACTGGGAACTTTCCACGGCCCAGCGCACCTATGCGGGGCCCGAGATGGTCTCGGTCATGCACGTCCCCGACGGCTCGGGAGATCCCTTCGCCGCCGCGCAACTGCCCGGCGGGGCCGGCTCCGTCGACGCGACCATCGTCGTGACCCTGGTCGATCCCGTCGGGAATCCGGTGCAGGGCTACCCGGCCGAGGATGTCTGGGTCGAGGCCGCCGATGGGGGCGTGGCGTATTGTGCGGGCGGCAACTTCGCCGACGGGCCGACCGACGCCAGCGGCGTGACCACGTTCACGGGCGCGCGGCGCGGGGGCGGCAGCAGCGAAAGCCTGTTGCTGGTCTACGTGTCCGGCGTGGCCCTCACTTCGAATGCCGGGCTGGCGATCACCTCGAACAGCCCCGACCTGAACGGCGACGGCACCGTGAACCTGGTGGACGTGGTGACGTTCGCGGGGCACTATGGCGGGACCTACGCCTACGCCGCCGATCTGCACTACGACCAGCAGATCAACCTGGCCGACGTCGTCCGCCTGGCCCACGCCTGGGGAGCGTCGTGCCCCTAGCCGGGCCCGGCGGCCCGCAAAGGAAGACGCCCGGCCTCCGCAGGCCGGGCGTCGTCGTTCGCGCAGGGCGTCCCGCTCAGCCGTGCAGGGCCCGGCCTCCCGCCGCCCAGGCCGCCTCGCGCAGCACCTCCGGCAGGGTGGGGTGGGCGTGGCACACGGCGCCGATGTCCTCGCTGCTCGCGCCGTAGGCCATGGCGGCGGTGGCCTCGGCGATCAGGTCGCCGGCCCGCGGCCCGACGATGTGCACGCCGAGCACCCGGTCGGTCTCCTTGTGCGCCAGCACCTTCACGCGGCCCTCGACGCTGTCCAGGGCCATGGCCCGTCCGTTCGAGCGGTAGGTGGCGACGCCCTTGCTGTAGGGCGTGCCGGCCTCCTTGAGCTGCTCCTCGGTGCGGCCCACGCCGGCCACCTCGGGCTCGGTGTAGCACACCGACGGCACCAGGGCCGGATCGTAGTGACCCGCCTGTCCGGCCATGCGCGCCACGCAGGCGAGGCCCTCGTCGGTGGCCTTGTGGGCGAGCATGGCGCCGCCCACCACGTCGCCGATGGCCCACACGCCCGGGGCGGCTCTGTTGTCGCCGTCGACCTTGATGAATCCGCGCTCGGTCAGCTCCACGCCCGCGCTCGCCAGGTTCAGCCCCTCGGTGACGGGCCGGCGGCCCACGGCCACCAGCACGCGGTCGGCCGTGAGGTCGTCTTCGCCCTCGATGCTCACCACGGCCTGCTTGCCCTTCACCTTCGCACCGGTCACCGCGGCCCCCAGCTTGAACGCCAGCCCCTGCTTCTTCAGCAGCTGCAGCGCCACGCGGGCGATCTCGCCGTCGGTGCCGGGCATGATGCTCTTGAGGTATTCGACCACCGTCACCTCGGCGCCCAGGCGGGACCACACCGAGCCCAGCTCCAGGCCGATGTAGCCGCCGCCGATGACGACCAGCTTCTGCGGCACCTCGGGCCAGGCCAGGGCGGCGGTCGAATCGCCGATGCGGTCGCCGTCCATCTCGACGCCCTCGAGCGTCGCGGCCCGGCTGCCGGTGGCGATCAGGATGCGCTCGGCCTGCAGGGTCTCGTCGCCGACGATCACCTTGCCGGGCCCGTCGAGCCTGGCCTCGCCCTCGTACCGCGTCACCTTGTTGGCCTTGAACAGTCCGGCGATGCCGCCGGTGAGCTGCTCGACGATCTGGTCCTTGCGGCCCATCATGGCCGCGAGGTCCAGTTCGGGCTTGGCGCCCTTGATGCCGTGGTGCTCGAGCCCGTGCCGCAGTTCGGCGAACTTCTCGCTCGACTCGAGCAGGGCCTTGCTCGGGATGCAGCCCACCCTGAGGCAGGTGCCGCCGAGGCGGCTCTCCTTCTCGACGCAGGCCGTGTCCAGG from bacterium encodes:
- the lpdA gene encoding dihydrolipoyl dehydrogenase, giving the protein MKKHDLIVIGAGPGGYAAAVKAAQLGLDTACVEKESRLGGTCLRVGCIPSKALLESSEKFAELRHGLEHHGIKGAKPELDLAAMMGRKDQIVEQLTGGIAGLFKANKVTRYEGEARLDGPGKVIVGDETLQAERILIATGSRAATLEGVEMDGDRIGDSTAALAWPEVPQKLVVIGGGYIGLELGSVWSRLGAEVTVVEYLKSIMPGTDGEIARVALQLLKKQGLAFKLGAAVTGAKVKGKQAVVSIEGEDDLTADRVLVAVGRRPVTEGLNLASAGVELTERGFIKVDGDNRAAPGVWAIGDVVGGAMLAHKATDEGLACVARMAGQAGHYDPALVPSVCYTEPEVAGVGRTEEQLKEAGTPYSKGVATYRSNGRAMALDSVEGRVKVLAHKETDRVLGVHIVGPRAGDLIAEATAAMAYGASSEDIGAVCHAHPTLPEVLREAAWAAGGRALHG